One segment of Acropora muricata isolate sample 2 chromosome 8, ASM3666990v1, whole genome shotgun sequence DNA contains the following:
- the LOC136925229 gene encoding uncharacterized protein: protein MPLASPHLVESNISSFAKQLYRLKAAAYIVFLISTAPLCFLVTICVWLIKSKVDSPLEPSLRRTVLVSGLPHTKGLHVAKTLAKAGHRVVLADAEDFWCSAARWSCFISKFYTVPNLNRADNNEAYINGIIKIAEKENIDWYVPISHTKTAHSDTVIKQRLTMLHPRIKCLVFDDPNLTTLLDDKLLFLKECKRLDLSVPYFKQVDSSSEVLEMVERGFFSDSYFFLKPLEPYSLDRLNFTRIPSCAKEFEKFIVPYEAMFKKNQPYLVHQFIEGKEFAANAIVVNGNLQAFHVCPCSPMQINYDVIKHAKIKMWVETFCKAKEITGCICFDFIEHKESGLVYCIECNPRLHSSVVSYHMHSNLERAIRGAIEVEFQLSKHMEPQIPSASVYWMYNEIGKMFLLQQGPSEFFGTLLAGKDAVFDFNDPWPFFMLNHFQIPLMLFQAVITGKRWNIVNYCLGQLR from the coding sequence ATGCCCCTAGCTAGTCCACATCTCGTTGAATCCAATATCAGCAGTTTTGCCAAGCAATTGTATAGACTTAAAGCGGCTGCTTACATTGTCTTCTTAATATCAACCGCACCGTTATGTTTCTTGGTAACGATCTGTGTGTGGTTAATAAAGTCCAAAGTTGATTCGCCCTTGGAACCATCTCTCCGAAGAACGGTGCTGGTGTCCGGATTGCCTCACACAAAAGGACTGCATGTTGCAAAAACCTTAGCTAAAGCTGGTCATCGTGTGGTCCTAGCAGATGCAGAAGATTTCTGGTGTTCTGCAGCGAGATGGTCTTGCTTCATTTCAAAGTTCTACACTGTGCCAAATTTAAATCGAGCAGATAACAATGAGGCATACATCAACGGCATCATCAAGATTGCAGAAAAGGAGAATATTGATTGGTACGTCCCAATCAGTCACACGAAAACGGCACATTCTGACACAGTTATTAAGCAGCGTCTTACTATGTTGCATCCACGAATTAAATGCCTTGTTTTTGACGATCCAAACTTGACCACTTTACTGGATGACAAACTCCTTTTCTTGAAGGAATGCAAAAGACTTGATCTGAGTGTGCCATATTTCAAACAAGTGGACAGTTCAAGCGAGGTCTTAGAAATGGTAGAGAGAGGGTTCTTCTCGGATTCCTATTTCTTCCTCAAACCATTGGAGCCGTATTCTTTGGACAGATTAAACTTTACCCGCATTCCTAGTTGTGCTAAAGAATTTGAGAAATTTATAGTCCCTTATGAAGCAATGTTTAAGAAGAACCAACCTTACTTGGTTCATCAGTTTATAGAGGGAAAAGAATTTGCCGCTAATGCCATTGTTGTCAATGGCAATCTTCAAGCTTTCCATGTATGTCCATGTTCACCCATGCAAATCAACTATGATGTTATCAAGCATGCAAAGATAAAAATGTGGGTGGAAACCTTTTGTAAAGCAAAGGAAATTACAGGGTGTATTTGCTTCGACTTTATTGAGCACAAAGAATCTGGTTTAGTTTACTGCATAGAATGCAATCCACGCCTCCACTCCAGTGTCGTGTCTTATCACATGCATTCTAATCTGGAGAGGGCCATTCGAGGAGCCATCGAAGTTGAGTTTCAATTATCTAAGCACATGGAGCCACAAATCCCCTCAGCATCCGTTTACTGGATGTATAATGAAATtgggaaaatgtttttgctcCAGCAAGGTCCTAGTGAATTCTTTGGCACTTTGTTAGCTGGTAAAGATGCAGTTTTTGATTTCAATGATCCTTGGCCATTTTTTATGCTCAATCACTTTCAGATTCCATTAATGCTGTTTCAAGCTGTTATCACTGGCAAGAGATGGAATATTGTCAACTATTGCCTTGGACAGCTTAGGTGA
- the LOC136925231 gene encoding protein SCO1 homolog, mitochondrial-like → MFRSGLKRLMKCNELLGAAFESRFAVDSEVKFGRLSCYQRRGLINSSRNLRARAEEKKSQDSIDNVFKKSSKQGPVTWLSLALVALAGGGLVFYVRNLKEEKELEKEKAKKRSIGKVALGGPFSLTDQNGKAVTDKDFLGKWVLLYFGFTHCPDICPDELEKMAKAIDIVDKNKDKLGAELQPLFITVDPSRDDVEAVRTYVKEFHPRLLGLTGTSEQINQVCKAYRVYFSAGPSDEDNDYIVDHTIIQYLVDPSGEFAEYFGQNKTAEDIAAGITRNMLSHKLGQQK, encoded by the exons GTTAAATTTGGAAGATTGAGCTGTTACCAAAGAAGAGGCCTGATAAATTCTTCAAGGAATTTGCGAGCGAGGGCTGAAGAGAAAAAATCCCAGGATTCAATTGATAATGTTTTCAAGAAATCATCAAAGCAGGGTCCAGTAACATGGTTGTCACTTGCCCTCGTAGCTCTGGCTGGTGGAGGTCTGGTATTTTACGTGCGTAATctcaaagaggaaaaagaactAG aaaaagaaaaagcaaagaaaagatcaATTGGAAAAGTTGCCCTTGGAGGTCCATTTAGTCTTACCGATCAGAATGGAAAAGCTGTCACTGATAAAGATTTCCTTGGAAAGTGGGTCTTGTTGTATTTTGGATTCACTCATTGCCCAGATATTTGTCCTGATGAATTAGAGAAGATGGCAAAAGCAATTGACATTGTAG aTAAAAATAAAGACAAGCTGGGTGCAGAGCTTCAGCCTCTTTTTATCACAGTTGATCCATCAAGGGATGATGTTGAGGCAGTGAGGACTTATGTTAAAG AATTTCACCCTCGTCTCCTCGGTCTCACGGGTACATCTGaacaaataaatcaagtttGCAAGGCCTATAGGGTGTACTTCAGTGCAGGACCATCAGATGAAGATAATGACTATATT GTTGATCATACCATCATTCAATATCTTGTGGATCCTTCGGGTGAATTTGCGGAGTATTTtggacaaaataaaacagcagaAGACATTGCTGCAGGGATTACAAGAAACATGCTTTCTCACAAACTTGGCCAGCAAAAGTAA